GAAATGTTTTTCCGGATTCCAGCGTGATTGTTTTAGCGATGTCGTCGATGTTGTCTTCCAGTAATGTTTTAAGTTTGAAAAGATATTGCACACGTTTAGAAACCGGCGTGCTTCTCCATTCCTGAAAGCCTTCATGCGCCGCCTGCGCCGCGTCCGCCACATCCTGCGCATTCCCGGTCGGAACCTGCATTAATATCTCCTGCGAAGCCGGGTTTAAAACATTCGTGAATTCACTGGAATGACTATCCACCCAGCGTCCATTAATATAATTCTGTAATTTCTCCATTATGATATTTTAATTAAAATCTGGTTATGTTTGGTAGATTACACAGAGTACCACAGAGGTGAAAAGAGGGACACAGAGATTTTATTTAGTAATCTCAAAGTCAAAAGAAAAAACTCTGTGTACCTCCTTTTAACTCTGTGTACCTCTGTGTAACCTTAAAACCCGCCCCGGCTTTCTACGAATGCGTTCACTTCTTCGAAAGTCGGCATGAAGTTCGCGCAGCCTTCTCTTGTTACGATGATGGCGCCGCAGGCGTTTCCCATTCTTACGCTTTTATATAAATCCCATCCATTCAGAATTCCGTAGGAGAAACCGGCGCAGAATGCGTCTCCGGCACCCAATACGTTTAATACTTCCACTGGAAATCCTGGAACTTTCACTTCTTCTTTTCCCGGTTGGAAAATTGAAGCTCCGTCTTTTCCGCGTTTTACTACCAAGGTTTCCACACCTGATTTCAGGATTTCCTCGATGGCCGTATTGATATTACCACGAATTTCAGGAGCTGAAATCTGCTGATGTTTGATTAGGAGCTGTTCTTTGTCTGTAAGATAGGTTGCCAGAATTTCTTCTTCCGTTCCTACAACCATGGTGAAGCTGCTCAAAGCTGCGCGCAACGTTACTCCGAAAGCGCGGGGATCGTCCCACTGATCGGCGCGGAAATCGATGTCCAGAAGTGTTTTTAGATTATGTTTTTTTGCTATTTCCAAAGCGTAAAACATGGAGGTACGGCTTGGATCTTTGCTGAATGCGGTACCTGAAAATGCGACGGCTTTGAATTCCTCAAACGGAATTGCATTGACATGATCGATTGTCAGATTAATATCGGCGCAGTTTTCACGGTAATATACC
The nucleotide sequence above comes from Dyadobacter subterraneus. Encoded proteins:
- the iolC gene encoding 5-dehydro-2-deoxygluconokinase, producing the protein MPKHDLLTIGRSSIDLYSANIGSPFEKISAFNAFVGGCPLNIATGAQRLGLNTAILTGIGNDQVGNFIKHFLDEEGIATEYIPTIEGTRSSAVILGIEPPDKFPLVYYRENCADINLTIDHVNAIPFEEFKAVAFSGTAFSKDPSRTSMFYALEIAKKHNLKTLLDIDFRADQWDDPRAFGVTLRAALSSFTMVVGTEEEILATYLTDKEQLLIKHQQISAPEIRGNINTAIEEILKSGVETLVVKRGKDGASIFQPGKEEVKVPGFPVEVLNVLGAGDAFCAGFSYGILNGWDLYKSVRMGNACGAIIVTREGCANFMPTFEEVNAFVESRGGF